DNA sequence from the Marinilongibacter aquaticus genome:
GGAAGCTCCAGGTGTATTGATCACCGCCACGGTTTTCGAACGGTGTTCAGGCTTTTCCACAAACAAAGAAAATCCAGCCTTCTGCTCGAAATAATCATACAAGCGTTTGGCTTTTCTTTCTGTTTCCTTCCGGATAAGCTCTATCCCTTTCTTGTTCATGTCTTCGGCGACGCGTCCCAGCAGGTAGATGCCCATTACATTCGGTGTTGCGGGCGTTTGGTATTCCTTGCTTTGTGCCCAAAGTTCGGGCAAACGATGATGTGCCCCAATGCTCTTACTTTGGCCGATTTCCTCCGCCTTTTGCAAACAAGTCTCATTGGCAATCCACACGCCCAAACCCGCCGGCAGGCCAAAAGATTTCTGTACCGAGAAAAAAGCCGTATCGACCAAAGACAAATCCAATTCGGGAATCGGAGCGGAAGAAACCATATCGACAGCCACCAATTTCGAGGCATTTCCTCTCTTCAACTTATGGATATCCGCCTCACGCGTTTGCACGCCCGTACTGGTTTCGTTTTGTGTGGTGCAGATCAATTCGGCGTATTCCGGCACCTCGATTTCGGAGTACGAGAAGCCTTCACCCAAGGGCTTTTCGAAAACGTGAATATGCCTTCCTAGAGCTTCGGCATATTGCGAAAATTTCTTGGAAAAGGAACCGTTCACCAAATGGAAAGTCTCCAATTCGGTGCAGTTCAACACAATACGTTCCCAAATTTCCGAAGCCGTACCGGTAAACATCAAAGCACTTTCGGCAGGAATATTCAGCAAAGTGCGTAGCTGCTCATCAGTAAATCGATAAATATCTTTGAACTTTTGGCTGCGGTGCGAAATGGAACCCAATTGCTGATCAACGAAATCTTGAAGAAATTCTTCGAATTTTGGATACAAGGCCGCAGGACCAGCCGTAAAATAAGTATTGCGATTGCTCATATTTTCTCTTTGAAAATCAAGCAGCAAAGGTAGAAAAATTAATAAAAGTCCGCGTGGAATTTAATCGGCTGTTTTCCCCGAAAAGCTAAAAACCATCTTCAAAAGCCAAACGCCCCTTTCCATCGTACAATCGAGCCGAATCTATTGAACCCGCACCTTCGAAAATATACGACAAGCCCATAATGTTGCCCAACTCTTCTTCAAAGTTCTCGGTGTAGGCAGGCTCGTCATTGATATAAATGACCGCCTTTTTGCCCTTCACTTCAACCCGTATATCATTCCAGTCGTACACATCGAC
Encoded proteins:
- a CDS encoding aminotransferase class V-fold PLP-dependent enzyme, which gives rise to MSNRNTYFTAGPAALYPKFEEFLQDFVDQQLGSISHRSQKFKDIYRFTDEQLRTLLNIPAESALMFTGTASEIWERIVLNCTELETFHLVNGSFSKKFSQYAEALGRHIHVFEKPLGEGFSYSEIEVPEYAELICTTQNETSTGVQTREADIHKLKRGNASKLVAVDMVSSAPIPELDLSLVDTAFFSVQKSFGLPAGLGVWIANETCLQKAEEIGQSKSIGAHHRLPELWAQSKEYQTPATPNVMGIYLLGRVAEDMNKKGIELIRKETERKAKRLYDYFEQKAGFSLFVEKPEHRSKTVAVINTPGASSEIISALKAKGLIVGSGYGKNKDSQIRIANFIATGEEDIEKLLEACDSL